The following coding sequences lie in one Rhizobium rhododendri genomic window:
- a CDS encoding HutD/Ves family protein: MTVLRLSDYKRMPWKNGGGETLEIAVFASAVPNADFDWRISMATVASDGPFSRFPAIDRILTVIHGDAIELAVEGRAPAMLDQNTAPYGFPGDTVTSGRLRDGPIADLNVMARRGIAHSVKRIEASDLPQSEAMSQTSFLFALAPMAFRIGSQEIALLQHDTVDLSGARMTDIVVETSGKGLLIAIG; this comes from the coding sequence ATGACCGTCCTTCGTCTCAGCGACTACAAGCGGATGCCCTGGAAAAACGGCGGCGGGGAAACGCTGGAAATCGCGGTCTTTGCATCGGCTGTGCCGAACGCCGATTTCGACTGGCGGATCAGCATGGCAACCGTCGCCTCCGACGGTCCTTTCTCACGCTTTCCGGCGATAGACCGCATCCTCACGGTTATCCACGGCGATGCCATTGAGCTTGCGGTCGAGGGCCGCGCGCCGGCGATGCTCGACCAAAACACCGCGCCCTATGGTTTTCCGGGCGACACTGTGACCTCCGGGCGCCTGCGGGATGGCCCGATCGCCGATCTGAATGTGATGGCGAGACGCGGTATTGCTCATTCTGTCAAAAGGATCGAGGCCTCCGACCTGCCGCAATCGGAAGCAATGTCCCAGACCTCGTTTCTGTTTGCGCTGGCGCCGATGGCATTCCGCATAGGTTCGCAAGAGATCGCGCTGCTGCAACACGACACAGTGGATCTCTCGGGCGCAAGGATGACGGATATTGTCGTCGAGACATCCGGTAAAGGCCTGCTCATCGCCATAGGCTAG
- the putA gene encoding trifunctional transcriptional regulator/proline dehydrogenase/L-glutamate gamma-semialdehyde dehydrogenase has translation MQTAVPEKTVETAGSMPIFADFAPPISPPTPLRRAITAAYRIPEMECVPRLVEAATLPEDIRTTARQTATKLIVALRAKHKGSGVEGLVHEYSLSSQEGVALMCLAEALLRIPDTATRDALIRDKIANGDWRSHIGGGRSLFVNAATWGLVVTGKLTSTVNDPGLSAALTRLIARAGEPVIRRGVDMAMRMMGEQFVTGETIDEALRRSRALEARGFGYSYDMLGEAATTAADAKRYFADYENAIHAIGKASAGRGIYSGPGISIKLSALHPRYSRAQSTRVMTELLPAVKKLALIAKGYDIGLNIDAEEADRLELSLDLLEALRLDPDLSGWNGMGFVVQAYGKRCPAVLDFIIDLAERAKHRIMVRLVKGAYWDAEIKRAQVDGLADFPVYTRKIYTDVSYIACAKKLLASKDCVFPQFATHNAQTLATIHAMAGSAFKVGDYEFQCLHGMGEPLYDEVVGSSNLDRPCRIYAPVGTHETLLAYLVRRLLENGANSSFVNRIADPAISIDELTADPVEIVRAMPTVGARHEQIKRPADLYGERRNSAGLDLSDETTLSELSSVLREGTKVEWTAVPPRDNGNPALPVRNPADINDIVGTVTEATDADVKQAVALSTAATASWSATPTAERAACLLRAADLLQQRMPDLLGLIMREAGKSLPNAIGEVREAIDFLRYYAEQANRTLGLAHHALGPIVCISPWNFPLAIFAGQIAAALVGGNPVLAKPAEETPLIAAEAVRILHQAGIPADALQLLPGDGRVGAALVGDDAIAGVMFTGSTDVARLIQAELANRLSENGKPIPFIAETGGQNAMIVDSSALAEQVVADVIASAFDSAGQRCSALRVLCLQDEVADRVLDMLKGALNELVIGRTDSLAVDIGPVITAEAKSNIEKHIDAMRDIGANVEQLALTAETANGTFVPPTIIQLRQLSDLKQEVFGPVLHVLRYRRDDLDRLIDDINATGYGLTFGLHTRLDETIAHVTSRVKAGNLYVNRNIIGAVVGVQPFGGRGLSGTGPKAGGPLYLGRLVSTPPVPPQHSSVHTDPALLDFAKWLDGKDAKAIGSAARESGLWSALGLISELAGPVGERNLYALHPRGTILLMPETADGLYGQLSAVLATGNNAIIDASTGLEAALEGLPASVSSRFSFSPNWTASGPFAGALIEGEAERIRATNTAIAQLPGPLIIVQAASSLELSDKPDSYCLHWLLEEVSTSINTTAAGGNASLMSIG, from the coding sequence ATGCAGACAGCCGTTCCCGAGAAGACCGTCGAAACCGCTGGCAGCATGCCGATATTCGCGGATTTCGCCCCACCCATTTCTCCACCCACACCCCTGCGCCGGGCGATTACAGCGGCCTATCGCATTCCGGAAATGGAATGTGTACCGCGACTGGTGGAAGCGGCAACTCTGCCCGAAGATATCCGCACTACCGCTAGACAGACCGCTACTAAGCTGATCGTCGCCCTGCGCGCCAAGCATAAAGGCTCCGGCGTCGAGGGCCTGGTGCATGAATATTCGCTCTCCAGCCAGGAGGGCGTGGCTCTCATGTGCCTTGCCGAGGCGCTGCTGCGTATTCCGGATACTGCCACGCGTGACGCACTGATCCGCGACAAGATCGCCAATGGCGACTGGCGCTCGCACATCGGCGGTGGTCGCTCGCTCTTCGTCAATGCCGCCACCTGGGGCCTCGTCGTCACCGGCAAGCTGACGTCCACCGTCAACGATCCCGGCCTGTCTGCGGCGCTGACGCGGCTGATCGCCCGGGCCGGCGAACCGGTTATCCGCCGCGGCGTCGACATGGCCATGCGGATGATGGGCGAGCAGTTCGTCACCGGCGAAACCATCGACGAGGCGCTGCGCCGCTCGCGTGCGCTGGAAGCCAGAGGTTTCGGCTATTCCTACGACATGCTGGGAGAAGCCGCGACGACGGCAGCCGATGCGAAACGCTATTTTGCCGACTACGAGAATGCCATCCATGCCATCGGCAAGGCATCCGCCGGCCGCGGCATTTATAGCGGCCCGGGCATCTCCATAAAGCTGTCAGCCCTGCACCCGCGCTATTCGCGCGCCCAGAGCACTCGCGTCATGACCGAACTGCTGCCGGCCGTCAAAAAGCTCGCTCTCATTGCAAAAGGCTACGATATCGGCCTCAACATTGACGCGGAGGAGGCCGATCGCCTCGAACTGTCGCTCGACCTGCTCGAAGCCCTGCGCCTCGATCCCGATCTATCCGGCTGGAACGGCATGGGCTTCGTCGTCCAGGCCTATGGCAAACGCTGCCCCGCTGTGCTCGATTTCATCATCGATCTCGCAGAGCGGGCCAAGCACCGCATCATGGTTCGTCTCGTCAAGGGTGCCTACTGGGATGCCGAAATCAAGCGCGCGCAGGTCGACGGTCTTGCTGATTTCCCGGTCTATACCCGCAAGATCTACACAGACGTCTCCTATATCGCCTGCGCGAAAAAGCTGCTGGCATCGAAAGACTGCGTGTTTCCACAGTTCGCTACCCATAATGCCCAGACACTGGCAACGATCCACGCCATGGCCGGATCCGCCTTCAAGGTCGGCGACTATGAGTTCCAGTGCCTGCATGGCATGGGAGAGCCGCTCTATGACGAGGTCGTCGGCAGCAGCAATCTCGACCGGCCGTGCCGCATCTACGCTCCTGTCGGCACTCATGAAACACTGCTCGCCTACCTCGTCCGGCGGCTGCTCGAAAACGGCGCCAATTCCTCCTTCGTCAACCGAATCGCCGATCCGGCCATTTCCATCGACGAACTGACGGCCGATCCCGTCGAAATCGTCCGCGCAATGCCAACAGTCGGCGCCCGTCATGAGCAGATCAAGCGCCCTGCCGATCTCTACGGCGAACGTCGCAACTCCGCCGGGCTCGATCTCTCAGACGAAACCACGTTGTCCGAATTGTCGAGCGTGCTGCGCGAAGGCACGAAAGTCGAATGGACCGCAGTTCCGCCGCGCGACAACGGCAATCCCGCTTTGCCGGTCCGCAACCCCGCCGACATCAACGACATCGTCGGCACCGTCACAGAGGCGACCGACGCGGACGTAAAGCAGGCCGTCGCTCTCTCCACTGCCGCCACCGCATCCTGGAGCGCCACGCCAACGGCCGAACGTGCCGCGTGCCTGTTACGCGCCGCCGACCTGCTGCAGCAGCGGATGCCGGACCTTTTGGGACTGATCATGCGCGAGGCCGGCAAATCCCTGCCGAACGCCATCGGTGAAGTGCGGGAAGCGATCGATTTCCTGCGGTATTACGCCGAGCAGGCCAACCGCACCCTAGGCCTTGCGCACCACGCGCTGGGCCCCATTGTCTGCATCAGCCCGTGGAATTTTCCATTGGCGATTTTTGCCGGTCAGATTGCAGCGGCCCTGGTGGGGGGTAATCCGGTGCTGGCAAAGCCTGCCGAAGAGACGCCGCTCATTGCCGCCGAAGCGGTGCGTATCCTGCATCAGGCAGGCATTCCGGCAGATGCCCTGCAATTGCTGCCCGGCGATGGCAGGGTCGGTGCCGCATTGGTTGGAGACGACGCTATTGCCGGCGTCATGTTCACCGGCTCGACGGATGTCGCCCGGCTGATCCAGGCTGAGCTCGCAAACCGCCTCTCGGAGAATGGCAAGCCAATTCCTTTTATCGCCGAAACAGGCGGTCAGAACGCCATGATCGTCGACAGTTCGGCCCTTGCCGAACAGGTGGTCGCCGACGTCATCGCTTCAGCCTTCGACAGCGCCGGCCAGCGCTGCTCGGCGTTGCGCGTCCTCTGCCTGCAGGATGAGGTGGCTGACCGCGTGCTCGACATGCTGAAAGGCGCCCTCAACGAACTCGTCATCGGCCGCACCGACAGCCTGGCTGTCGACATCGGTCCGGTGATCACGGCCGAAGCAAAAAGCAATATCGAAAAGCATATCGACGCCATGCGCGACATCGGCGCCAACGTCGAGCAGCTCGCCCTGACAGCAGAAACCGCAAACGGCACGTTCGTTCCGCCGACGATCATCCAACTCCGCCAGTTGTCGGACCTGAAGCAGGAGGTCTTCGGCCCCGTACTGCACGTGCTGCGCTATCGGCGCGACGATCTCGACCGGCTGATCGACGATATCAACGCCACAGGCTACGGCCTGACTTTTGGCCTGCACACGCGACTGGACGAAACCATCGCCCATGTGACAAGCCGCGTCAAAGCTGGCAATCTCTATGTCAACCGCAACATCATCGGCGCTGTCGTCGGCGTGCAGCCGTTTGGCGGCAGAGGGCTATCCGGCACCGGCCCCAAGGCCGGCGGTCCGCTCTATCTCGGCCGCTTGGTCTCGACACCTCCAGTGCCCCCGCAGCACAGCTCTGTCCACACCGATCCGGCGCTGCTCGATTTCGCCAAATGGCTGGATGGAAAAGACGCCAAGGCGATCGGCAGCGCTGCCCGCGAGAGCGGCCTTTGGTCCGCGCTCGGCCTGATATCGGAACTTGCCGGCCCGGTTGGCGAGCGTAACCTCTACGCCCTGCACCCGCGCGGAACGATCCTGCTGATGCCGGAGACGGCGGATGGGCTCTATGGGCAGCTATCCGCTGTGCTCGCCACCGGTAACAACGCCATCATCGACGCATCGACCGGGTTGGAAGCAGCACTGGAGGGCTTGCCAGCCAGCGTTTCGTCCAGGTTTTCCTTCAGTCCGAACTGGACAGCATCGGGGCCGTTTGCAGGTGCGCTGATCGAAGGCGAGGCTGAGCGTATCCGGGCTACCAATACCGCGATCGCCCAGCTGCCGGGGCCGCTGATCATTGTCCAGGCCGCATCGAGCCTGGAGCTGTCAGACAAACCCGACAGCTATTGCCTGCACTGGCTGCTGGAAGAGGTCTCGACCAGCATCAACACGACAGCCGCCGGCGGCAATGCCAGCCTGATGTCGATCGGCTAA
- a CDS encoding UTRA domain-containing protein, producing MKSIHQSIYDDIETKIMDGTWQPGQRIPFEHELEREYGCSRMTVNKALTALADRGMILRKRRAGSFVAPPQIDRTVMEIQDIGADARTAGHDYTFRILSSKIERLGPSEALKLCEEAGKELLRLTCLHIVDHKPHAIEHRVIMLDTVPRARFETFETKPPGSWLLEQVPWSEARHVIRAVAADSSTAKTLDMQKGEPCLVLSRQTWQSGRTVTFAEIIHPGDRYQFAGVFRPLSATA from the coding sequence TTGAAGTCCATCCATCAGAGCATTTACGACGACATCGAAACCAAGATCATGGACGGCACCTGGCAGCCGGGCCAGCGCATCCCGTTCGAACACGAGCTGGAACGGGAGTACGGTTGCTCGCGGATGACCGTCAACAAGGCGCTTACGGCACTTGCCGACCGCGGCATGATCCTGCGCAAGCGCCGCGCCGGCTCCTTCGTCGCACCGCCGCAGATCGACCGGACCGTCATGGAAATCCAGGATATCGGCGCGGATGCCCGGACTGCCGGGCACGACTACACATTTCGGATCCTGTCCAGCAAGATCGAGCGCCTTGGCCCGTCGGAGGCCCTGAAACTCTGCGAGGAGGCCGGCAAGGAACTGTTGCGCCTCACCTGCCTTCACATCGTTGATCACAAGCCGCATGCTATCGAGCATCGGGTCATCATGCTGGACACTGTGCCGCGCGCGCGCTTCGAAACCTTCGAGACCAAACCGCCCGGCAGCTGGCTGCTTGAACAGGTCCCATGGTCGGAGGCCCGGCACGTCATCCGGGCAGTTGCGGCCGACAGCAGCACGGCAAAAACCCTCGATATGCAGAAGGGAGAGCCCTGCCTCGTGCTGTCCCGCCAGACCTGGCAGAGCGGCCGCACCGTGACGTTTGCTGAAATCATTCATCCCGGCGACCGCTATCAGTTCGCAGGTGTCTTCCGCCCCTTGAGTGCAACGGCGTGA
- a CDS encoding GntR family transcriptional regulator, giving the protein MAKTETDDSEETTRVRGSGTQSVYAALRGEILAMVLAPGSPLDEVRLSERFKMSRTPIREALLRLAADGFVTTLPNRNTIVATIDFATLPTYFEALALMYRVTTRGAALRGKPAAMAKIRAHQQQFAAAVEARDAFAMIEANREFHVAIAELGGNAYYTNFFARLLDEGRRILRLYYSTFDDRLPRQYVDEHEEMIAAIETGDVERADRLAIDHAAQIVRQIQDYVARHLQEPIDLKIG; this is encoded by the coding sequence ATGGCAAAGACCGAGACAGACGACAGCGAGGAAACGACGCGCGTGCGCGGTTCCGGCACGCAGAGCGTCTATGCCGCGCTGCGCGGTGAAATTCTAGCCATGGTGCTGGCTCCCGGCAGTCCGCTTGATGAGGTACGATTGTCCGAGCGCTTCAAGATGTCGCGCACACCCATCCGCGAAGCGCTTCTGCGCCTGGCAGCCGATGGCTTTGTTACGACGCTGCCGAACCGTAACACCATCGTCGCCACCATAGATTTTGCAACGCTGCCGACATATTTCGAAGCACTGGCGCTGATGTACCGCGTCACCACCCGTGGGGCTGCGCTGCGTGGCAAACCTGCAGCCATGGCGAAAATCCGTGCCCATCAGCAGCAGTTCGCCGCTGCCGTCGAGGCGCGCGATGCCTTTGCGATGATTGAGGCCAATCGGGAATTTCACGTAGCGATCGCCGAACTCGGCGGAAATGCCTACTATACCAATTTCTTTGCCCGGCTGCTCGACGAGGGCCGGCGCATCCTCAGGCTCTATTATTCCACCTTCGACGATCGTCTGCCCCGCCAGTATGTCGATGAGCACGAGGAGATGATTGCCGCCATCGAGACGGGCGATGTCGAGCGCGCCGACAGGCTGGCCATCGATCACGCCGCCCAGATCGTTCGCCAGATACAGGATTACGTCGCGCGCCACCTGCAGGAGCCGATCGATCTAAAGATCGGTTGA
- a CDS encoding Lrp/AsnC family transcriptional regulator — MPNETSGGEIDHFDRKIMDALVEDGRMTITDLSKRVGLSKTPCQVRLKRLMEDGYILGFHARLDPQKLGLDHIAFAEVKLSDTREKALEEFNSRVAKIKEVEECHMIAGQFDYLLKVRTSDVRKYRQVLGEKISSLPHVASTSTFVVMQAIKESGI; from the coding sequence ATGCCTAATGAGACCAGTGGTGGTGAAATTGATCATTTCGACCGAAAAATCATGGATGCGCTTGTCGAAGACGGGCGGATGACCATTACGGACCTGTCGAAAAGGGTAGGTCTTTCCAAAACACCCTGCCAAGTGCGACTGAAACGGCTGATGGAAGACGGCTATATTCTTGGCTTCCATGCCAGGCTCGATCCGCAAAAACTCGGCCTCGATCACATCGCCTTCGCCGAGGTGAAGCTGTCCGATACGCGCGAGAAGGCGCTGGAGGAATTCAACAGCCGGGTCGCGAAGATCAAGGAAGTCGAGGAGTGCCATATGATTGCCGGCCAGTTCGACTATCTGCTGAAGGTCCGTACATCGGACGTCAGGAAATACCGGCAGGTGCTCGGCGAGAAGATTTCAAGTCTGCCGCATGTCGCGAGTACATCGACCTTCGTGGTGATGCAGGCGATCAAAGAGAGCGGCATCTGA
- a CDS encoding LLM class flavin-dependent oxidoreductase gives MTTGKKHIVLNAFTMNSVGHINHGLWTHPRDRSVEYKTLDHWTSLAKTLERGLFDGVFLADILGVYDVYDSSVDLTLREAIQLPLNDPSLLISGMAAVTRNLGFGVTVNVNAEAPYLFARRMSTLDHLTGGRIGWNIVTGYLDSAARALGQDAQAAHDSRYDSADDYLEVLYKLWEGSWADDAVRADREARIYADPSKVHAVSHAGPFYQMSGYHLSEPSIQRTPVIYQAGTSGRGRQFAIRHAECVFITATDKAAARKTSRLLREELVAAGRRANDIKILVGITVVAERTSKAAQEKYADYLRYANPEAGLAHFSASTGIDFSRYGLDENIAYGGPSNASQSAAQVAQQRGWTRRQLLAEMTIGGRYPTIVGDGSEVADELQDWIVEGEIDGFNLTRTVMPESYEDFIEYVVPALQDRGIYKTEYAEGSLRNRLFGEGNRLPSRHAGASFRSL, from the coding sequence ATGACGACTGGAAAAAAGCATATCGTCCTCAATGCCTTCACCATGAACTCGGTGGGTCATATCAACCATGGCCTGTGGACCCATCCGCGCGACCGGTCCGTCGAGTATAAGACGTTGGACCATTGGACATCGCTCGCCAAGACCCTGGAGCGCGGCCTGTTCGATGGGGTCTTCCTGGCCGATATCCTTGGCGTCTATGACGTCTACGATAGCTCTGTGGACCTGACGCTGCGCGAAGCGATCCAGTTGCCGCTCAACGATCCTTCGCTGCTGATATCCGGCATGGCTGCGGTCACCAGGAATCTGGGGTTCGGGGTGACGGTCAACGTCAATGCCGAGGCGCCCTATCTTTTCGCGCGCCGTATGTCGACGCTCGACCATCTCACCGGCGGGCGGATCGGCTGGAATATCGTCACCGGTTATCTCGACAGCGCTGCGCGGGCGCTCGGCCAGGACGCTCAAGCAGCTCACGACTCACGCTACGACAGCGCGGACGACTACCTCGAGGTACTCTACAAGCTCTGGGAAGGCAGCTGGGCCGACGACGCAGTCCGGGCAGACCGCGAAGCCCGCATCTACGCCGATCCGTCAAAAGTGCATGCCGTCAGCCACGCCGGGCCTTTTTACCAGATGAGCGGCTATCATCTCAGCGAGCCGTCGATCCAGCGGACGCCTGTCATCTACCAGGCAGGGACGTCGGGGCGAGGGCGGCAATTTGCGATCCGTCATGCCGAATGCGTTTTCATCACCGCGACCGACAAGGCGGCTGCACGCAAGACGTCGCGCCTGCTGCGAGAGGAACTGGTGGCAGCCGGGCGACGCGCCAACGACATCAAGATCCTTGTCGGCATCACGGTCGTTGCCGAACGCACATCAAAGGCGGCTCAGGAAAAATATGCGGACTATCTGCGCTATGCCAACCCGGAGGCCGGTCTGGCGCATTTTTCGGCAAGCACCGGCATCGATTTTTCCCGCTATGGGCTGGATGAAAACATTGCCTATGGCGGCCCGTCCAATGCCAGCCAATCTGCGGCGCAGGTTGCCCAGCAACGCGGCTGGACGAGACGGCAGTTGCTCGCTGAAATGACAATTGGCGGACGCTATCCGACCATCGTCGGTGATGGATCGGAGGTTGCCGACGAACTCCAGGACTGGATCGTCGAAGGTGAGATCGACGGCTTCAACCTGACGCGGACGGTGATGCCGGAGAGCTACGAGGATTTCATCGAATACGTGGTGCCGGCGCTGCAGGATCGCGGCATCTACAAGACGGAATACGCGGAAGGATCGTTGCGAAACAGGCTGTTCGGCGAGGGCAACCGCCTTCCATCGCGGCACGCGGGGGCGTCTTTTCGAAGCCTGTAA
- a CDS encoding glucan ABC transporter ATP-binding protein/ permease, which translates to MSLLRVYARALQYLAAYRLRVSFVVLANIVLAAITIVEPILFGKIIDAMSSKAPVQPILIMWGAFAVFNTIAFVVVAREADRLAHGRRATLLTEAFGRIISMPLSWHSKHGTSAALHTLLRACETLFGLWLEFMRNHLSTVVALALLIPTAISMDIRLSAVLGVLGVAYWLIGRVVMSRTKDGQASVEDHYHTVFSHVSDSISNVSVLHSYNRIEAETRSLKAFADRLLAAQYPVLDWWALASALNRMASTIAMMIILIIGTTLVQAGSLRVGDVIAFIGFANLLIGRLDQMRMFATQIFEARAKLVDFYALEDSVREREEAAGLAEIKDVKGDVEFRNVSFGFGGESSQGLHDVNFTVKAGQTVAIVGPTGAGKTTLVNLLQRVFDPQVGQILVDGTDISKVTRKSLRRSIATVFQDAGLLNRSISDNIRLGREDATIEQVMEAANAAAAADFIETRDDGYDTRVGERGNKLSGGERQRIAIARAILKDAPILVLDEATSALDVETENRVKAAIDNLRQNRTTFIIAHRLSTVREADIVLFLENGRVVENGSFDDLSKSNGRFAALLRASGILTDEEVRKAHTTHEAA; encoded by the coding sequence GTGTCGCTTTTAAGAGTTTACGCAAGAGCTTTGCAATATCTTGCCGCCTACCGGCTCCGCGTTTCTTTTGTCGTGCTCGCAAACATCGTGCTTGCCGCAATCACCATCGTTGAGCCAATCCTGTTCGGCAAGATCATCGATGCAATGTCTTCCAAGGCACCGGTTCAGCCGATCCTCATCATGTGGGGCGCCTTCGCCGTATTCAACACGATCGCCTTCGTGGTGGTCGCGCGTGAAGCCGACCGCCTGGCGCACGGCCGCCGCGCCACGCTGCTGACCGAAGCTTTTGGTCGCATCATTTCCATGCCGCTGTCGTGGCACAGCAAGCACGGCACGTCCGCTGCCCTGCACACCCTGCTGCGTGCCTGCGAAACGCTGTTCGGCCTGTGGCTGGAATTCATGCGCAACCACCTGTCGACGGTCGTCGCACTGGCTCTGCTCATCCCGACCGCGATCTCGATGGACATCCGTCTTTCTGCAGTGCTCGGCGTGCTCGGCGTTGCATATTGGCTGATCGGCCGTGTCGTCATGAGCCGCACCAAGGATGGTCAGGCTTCTGTCGAAGATCACTATCACACGGTATTTTCGCATGTCAGCGACTCGATCAGCAACGTCTCCGTGCTGCACAGCTACAACCGCATCGAAGCTGAAACCCGTTCGCTGAAGGCATTTGCCGACCGTCTGCTGGCTGCCCAGTATCCTGTTCTCGACTGGTGGGCACTTGCCAGCGCCCTGAACCGCATGGCCTCGACCATTGCCATGATGATCATCCTGATCATCGGCACCACCCTGGTCCAGGCCGGTAGCCTGCGCGTCGGCGACGTCATTGCCTTCATCGGCTTTGCCAACCTCTTGATCGGCCGTCTCGACCAGATGCGCATGTTCGCCACGCAGATCTTCGAAGCCCGTGCCAAGCTGGTCGACTTCTACGCCCTGGAAGACTCCGTCCGTGAGCGTGAAGAAGCAGCAGGCCTGGCCGAGATCAAGGACGTCAAGGGTGATGTCGAGTTCCGCAACGTCTCGTTCGGCTTCGGTGGCGAAAGCTCGCAGGGCCTGCACGACGTCAACTTCACGGTAAAGGCTGGCCAGACGGTTGCAATCGTCGGCCCAACCGGCGCCGGCAAGACGACGCTCGTCAACCTGCTCCAGCGCGTCTTCGACCCACAGGTCGGCCAGATCCTCGTCGACGGCACGGATATCTCCAAGGTCACCCGCAAGTCGCTGCGCCGCAGCATTGCGACGGTCTTCCAGGATGCCGGTCTGCTGAACCGCTCGATCAGCGACAACATTCGCCTGGGCCGTGAAGATGCGACGATCGAGCAAGTCATGGAAGCCGCCAATGCTGCTGCTGCCGCCGACTTCATCGAGACACGCGACGACGGCTACGACACCCGGGTGGGCGAACGCGGCAACAAGCTCTCCGGCGGCGAACGCCAGCGGATTGCCATCGCCCGCGCCATCCTCAAGGACGCACCTATCCTGGTCCTCGACGAAGCCACCAGCGCGCTGGATGTTGAAACAGAAAACCGCGTCAAGGCGGCCATCGACAACCTGCGCCAGAACCGCACGACGTTCATCATCGCCCACCGCCTTTCGACGGTCCGCGAAGCCGATATCGTCCTCTTCCTGGAAAATGGCCGGGTCGTGGAAAATGGCAGCTTCGACGATCTGAGCAAGAGCAACGGCCGCTTCGCAGCCCTGCTGCGGGCCAGCGGCATCCTCACGGACGAAGAAGTCCGCAAGGCACACACCACCCACGAAGCCGCCTAA